A region from the Stygiolobus caldivivus genome encodes:
- the glyA gene encoding serine hydroxymethyltransferase, which produces MAQIPEELQKIIEITKEQNRWRRLETLNLIPSENVMSPLAEAVYMSDFMSRYAEGKPYKRFYQGTKYVDEIETLAMRLMNDITNSVHCDLRPISGTLANAEVFRVLANAGDKALIAPVQAGAHVSHTRFGTLGALGIEQIELPYDPENMNVDIDKAIKMIEEIKPKFVVLGGSLYLFPHPSKELAPHVHAVNSKLIYDAAHVYGLITGKAWHNPLQEGADIMTSSTHKTFPGPQGGAIFINEEDLYKKVSDTIFPWFVSNHHLHRLPSVAVTALEMKYFGEEYAKQIINNARAFAEALAAEGFKVVGEHLGYTKSHQVAIDVRNLGGGAKVAKMFEDANIITNKNLLPYDPPSAVKDPSGIRLGVQEMTRYGVREGDMAEIAKFMKEVAIEKKDPSEVKKKVVEFRKTFQTVKYTFDISLEQFSNGKVIPLLM; this is translated from the coding sequence ATGGCACAAATTCCTGAAGAACTTCAAAAAATAATAGAAATAACTAAAGAGCAGAATAGGTGGAGAAGACTAGAAACTTTAAATTTAATCCCCTCTGAGAACGTAATGAGTCCGTTAGCTGAAGCTGTTTACATGAGCGATTTTATGTCCAGATATGCTGAGGGTAAGCCATATAAGAGGTTTTATCAGGGGACCAAATATGTTGATGAAATCGAAACTTTGGCTATGAGGCTCATGAATGATATAACTAATTCTGTACATTGTGATTTAAGGCCTATAAGCGGAACTTTAGCCAATGCTGAAGTATTTAGGGTTTTAGCTAACGCTGGCGATAAGGCTCTTATTGCTCCAGTTCAAGCCGGGGCACATGTTAGCCATACAAGATTCGGAACCTTAGGTGCTTTGGGGATAGAGCAAATAGAATTACCATACGATCCTGAGAATATGAATGTAGATATTGATAAGGCAATCAAAATGATTGAGGAGATTAAGCCTAAGTTTGTGGTACTAGGCGGTAGTTTGTACTTATTCCCCCATCCATCAAAGGAACTAGCACCTCATGTTCATGCCGTTAATTCTAAACTTATATACGATGCAGCTCATGTCTATGGTTTAATTACGGGTAAGGCTTGGCATAATCCTCTCCAAGAAGGAGCAGATATAATGACTTCGTCTACCCACAAGACTTTCCCTGGTCCTCAAGGAGGAGCAATTTTCATCAATGAGGAAGATCTGTATAAAAAAGTAAGTGATACTATATTCCCGTGGTTCGTAAGTAATCACCACCTGCACAGACTACCTAGTGTTGCCGTTACTGCATTAGAAATGAAGTACTTCGGAGAAGAGTACGCAAAGCAGATTATTAATAACGCGAGAGCTTTTGCGGAGGCTTTAGCCGCAGAGGGGTTTAAGGTTGTAGGTGAGCATTTAGGATACACTAAAAGTCACCAAGTGGCTATAGATGTTAGAAATCTAGGTGGGGGTGCTAAGGTAGCCAAAATGTTTGAAGATGCAAATATAATTACTAATAAGAACTTATTACCTTATGACCCTCCCAGTGCAGTTAAAGATCCAAGTGGAATTAGGTTGGGAGTACAGGAGATGACTAGATATGGTGTTAGAGAAGGAGATATGGCTGAGATTGCTAAGTTCATGAAGGAAGTTGCAATAGAAAAAAAGGATCCATCGGAAGTAAAGAAGAAAGTAGTAGAATTTAGAAAAACTTTCCAGACAGTTAAATATACATTCGATATTAGCTTAGAACAGTTTTCTAATGGTAAGGTAATTCCATTATTAATGTAA
- a CDS encoding universal stress protein: MTEPTYTVSFWLRKIAVLVDGSENSFRALELALDFAMRYGSQITVIHACESCNEGEIGEKIKKRVNERADYELKILKYSSKDSSAANEILKHLSENTYDAIIMGARGLSINSELNVGSVAMSVALNTTTTVILVR, from the coding sequence ATGACAGAACCAACTTACACCGTTAGCTTTTGGTTGAGGAAAATAGCTGTACTAGTTGATGGTTCAGAAAATAGTTTTAGGGCATTAGAATTAGCTTTAGACTTTGCTATGCGGTATGGTTCTCAGATTACAGTAATTCACGCATGTGAAAGCTGTAATGAAGGAGAGATCGGAGAAAAAATAAAGAAAAGAGTAAACGAGAGAGCTGACTATGAGCTCAAGATTTTAAAATACTCAAGTAAGGACAGCAGTGCCGCAAATGAAATACTTAAACATTTAAGCGAGAATACTTACGATGCAATAATCATGGGAGCTAGAGGACTTTCAATAAATAGTGAACTTAACGTTGGCTCAGTTGCAATGTCAGTAGCATTGAACACAACAACTACTGTAATCCTTGTAAGGTAA
- a CDS encoding phosphorylating glyceraldehyde-3-phosphate dehydrogenase, translating to MARVKVAINGYGTIGKRVADAIKLQPDMELVGVAKTSPNYEAFTAIKKGYKLFVPKENTSKFEKAGLQISGNIEDMINEADIIIDTTPNGVGASYKPLYQKFEKKAIFQGGEKADVAEVSFSALCNYDEALNKNYIRVVSCNTTGILRTLCTINNKVSKIEKVRVTIVRRASDPKEVKKGPINSIVPDPASVPSHHAKDVLTVIKGIDIVSMAVVAPTTLMHLHLMNITLKNNVKREDVLTALKDTERIVLINSSRTGIGSTAEIVEVSRDLGRYRYDIPEVAIFEDSIYTQNNELFLMYGVHQESIVVPENIDAIRAAMNISSKDESIKITNETLGLMKGYLI from the coding sequence GTGGCAAGAGTTAAAGTAGCTATAAATGGATACGGTACAATAGGTAAGCGGGTAGCTGATGCAATAAAATTACAGCCAGATATGGAACTTGTAGGGGTCGCCAAGACTTCACCGAATTATGAAGCTTTTACAGCAATAAAGAAAGGATATAAACTCTTTGTACCCAAAGAAAACACTTCTAAATTCGAGAAAGCAGGATTACAAATAAGCGGAAACATAGAGGATATGATAAATGAAGCTGACATTATTATAGACACTACGCCTAACGGAGTTGGAGCTAGTTACAAACCTTTATATCAGAAATTTGAGAAGAAGGCGATATTTCAAGGCGGTGAAAAAGCTGATGTAGCAGAAGTTTCTTTCTCAGCTTTGTGTAATTATGACGAAGCATTAAATAAAAACTACATACGAGTAGTATCTTGTAATACAACTGGAATATTAAGGACTCTCTGTACAATTAATAATAAGGTAAGCAAAATAGAAAAAGTTAGAGTCACTATAGTCAGAAGAGCTTCAGATCCAAAAGAAGTTAAGAAAGGTCCCATTAATTCTATAGTTCCAGACCCAGCATCGGTACCAAGCCATCATGCTAAAGACGTATTAACGGTTATAAAAGGTATTGATATTGTATCTATGGCTGTTGTAGCTCCGACCACATTAATGCATTTACATTTGATGAATATAACCCTCAAAAATAACGTGAAAAGGGAGGATGTACTGACCGCATTAAAAGACACTGAAAGAATAGTTCTCATAAATTCATCTAGAACTGGTATTGGATCTACAGCTGAAATAGTTGAGGTCTCAAGGGACTTAGGCAGGTATAGGTATGATATACCAGAAGTAGCTATATTTGAAGATTCCATCTATACTCAGAATAACGAGTTATTTCTCATGTACGGAGTCCATCAAGAATCCATAGTAGTCCCAGAAAATATAGATGCTATAAGAGCGGCAATGAATATATCAAGTAAAGACGAGTCTATCAAAATAACAAACGAGACTTTAGGACTCATGAAAGGTTATCTAATATGA
- a CDS encoding phosphoglycerate kinase: MIKVSDLNIPTLDDVNASDKKVLLRIDINSPVDKKTGKLLDDSRIKAHAYTVRNLLERGNSIVILSHQGRPGDDDFISLQQHAELLSKYVGTNVEFIEDIIGPYAIEKIKKISRGEVYLLENVRLVSEELIEAPPVQQSKTFLVKKLSPYFDIYVNDAFAAAHRSQPSLVGFPLMLPSAAGKIMEKEVSALAKIFNPEDSPKIFVLGGGKVSDTLKIIEHLAKNRVSDRILTGGLVAELFAVAKGINLGKANMQVLESKGLLSLVPRARKLLLSGAPIEIPVDFLTEKQSGEIAEEPANSVNGVIKDIGTTTIEIYSSFIKEAKVITLRGPMGIIEDERFRNGTKSLLKSAFESPGYVIIGGGHMISMVEKGIEINENKVHISTGGGALLLFLAGDKLPALEALHLSWVSKSGKS, encoded by the coding sequence CAGTAGATAAAAAGACTGGGAAATTACTAGATGATTCCAGGATTAAAGCACATGCTTATACTGTAAGAAATTTATTAGAACGAGGCAACTCCATAGTTATACTGTCCCATCAGGGTAGACCCGGTGATGACGACTTTATATCTCTTCAACAACATGCAGAGCTTTTATCTAAATATGTTGGTACTAATGTTGAATTTATTGAAGATATAATAGGGCCTTATGCTATAGAAAAAATCAAAAAAATTAGCAGAGGTGAAGTATATTTACTAGAGAACGTCAGATTAGTCTCTGAGGAGTTAATAGAAGCACCTCCAGTCCAGCAGTCCAAGACATTTTTAGTTAAAAAACTCTCACCCTATTTTGACATATACGTCAATGACGCATTTGCAGCAGCTCATAGGAGTCAGCCAAGTTTAGTAGGATTCCCGTTAATGCTGCCGTCCGCTGCAGGAAAGATAATGGAAAAAGAAGTGTCGGCATTAGCAAAAATCTTTAATCCAGAAGACTCACCTAAAATCTTTGTTCTAGGAGGAGGAAAAGTTAGTGATACACTAAAGATCATCGAACACTTAGCTAAGAATAGAGTGTCTGATAGAATTCTTACGGGTGGATTGGTAGCGGAATTATTTGCAGTAGCCAAGGGAATAAACTTAGGAAAAGCAAATATGCAGGTACTTGAAAGTAAGGGGCTACTAAGCTTAGTTCCGAGGGCAAGAAAACTACTTTTAAGCGGAGCACCAATAGAAATCCCTGTGGATTTTCTAACAGAAAAACAGAGCGGAGAAATAGCTGAAGAACCTGCTAATAGTGTAAACGGTGTGATCAAAGATATAGGAACTACTACTATTGAGATTTATTCCTCGTTCATTAAAGAGGCAAAAGTTATTACATTAAGAGGCCCTATGGGCATAATAGAGGATGAAAGATTTAGAAATGGAACAAAGAGTCTACTTAAGTCAGCTTTCGAAAGCCCAGGCTATGTTATTATTGGTGGTGGACATATGATAAGCATGGTCGAAAAAGGAATTGAGATCAACGAGAATAAAGTTCATATATCTACGGGGGGAGGAGCATTACTTTTATTTCTAGCTGGAGACAAATTACCAGCGTTAGAGGCACTACATCTATCGTGGGTGTCAAAAAGTGGCAAGAGTTAA